GCTTGTTCTCCGCCTGCGCGCGCGCGAACGCCGCCGGCACGTCGCCCTGCTGCCAGCTGATGCCGGGCGGCAAGGCATGGCCGTCGATGACGTCAGCATGCGCGATCGGCATCAAACCGGCCAGCGCCAGGGCCATCACCAACAAGGTTCGCTTCATGTCTCAGCCTCTTTCTGTCTTTGTATGCGTGGCGCCATGCTACACCCGATATCCACAAAGCATAAAGACGGACTGGCGATTTGCTTAGCAGCGGCGCGGCAAAAGACGCCAGAACGATACCAATGGAATCCCCATGCCGACTCGCCTATCATCGACAACCATGAGCCGCCTGATCCTGCCGCCGCCGCTATCGCTGAGCGGCATCGTCCGCTACTTCCACATCGAGCATGCCGATGGCGGCGCGCTGCGCATGCCCGCCATGCCCTTCCCCTACATCGGCGCATTGCTGGCCGGCTCCACTCATGCCGAACGAGGCGAGGAGCGCATGGACTCGCCGCGCAGCTTCGCCGTCGGCATGCTGTCCCGCCCGGTGCGCCTGCACATTGAGCCCGGCACGGTGTTTGTCAGCGCGCCGCTGCGCATCGGCCAGTTGCAAACCTTGTTCGGCATTTCCAGCCATGAATTGACCGACCGGATCTGGCCGCTGGACGCCCTGATCGGCCGCGAGGAAGAGGACAAGCTGTTCGACAGCCTGCGCCTGCGCGATGGCCCTTCCCAATGGATGGAGGCCATGTCGGCATGGATGCGGGCTCAGCTGGCGCGGCGGGAGGCCCGATGCGGCCTGGACCGTTGGCAACTGCCCGCCGCGTCGCTATTCCTGGACAGCCAGACGCTGGCGAAACAATCCGGTCTGAGCTTGCGCCAGTTCGAGCGGCGTTTCCTCGCCCGCTATGGCCAACCCCTGCGCGACATGCGCCGCATGGCGCGCTTCTTGCAAGCGATGGGTGGAATGATCCAGAGCCCGGCTACCTCGCTGGCCGACCTGGCGCTGGCATGCGGCTACTTCGACCAGGCCCACCTCAGCCGCGACTTCAAGCTGCTGTCCGGCTTCACCCCGCGCGATTTCGCGCGCGGCATGCATGGCTCGTCCAGCCCGGAGCTGGGCCTGCTGCGTTACGACGAGAACGAAAAACGGCTGGTGCTGGCCAGCGTGGACGCAGATCTGCGGGAGATGCTGGCGGGCGAGGCCGCGGATGTCGCCTCGATGCAAGACGCGGTCTGAGCCGGCGGCGCAGCATGGGGAATCTGCCAAACGGAGAGGCCTGATGAATCACCCCTCGCTGGAAAAAGACGGATTCCTGCTCACCACCCTAGACAGCCTATTCGGCCGCGCCCAAGAGGGCAGCCTGTGGTATTTGTCGTTCGGACTGGCCTGCTGCGCGGTGGAAATGATGCATGCGGCGGCGGCGCGCTACGATATGGACCGCTTCGGCTGGATACCGCGCGCCACGCCGCGCCAGGCCGACCTGATGATCGTGGCCGGCACCCTGACCAACAAGATGGCGCCGGCGATGCGCAAGGTCTACGACCAGATGTCCGAGCCGCGCTACGTGCTGTCGATGGGCTCCTGCGCCAACGGCGGCGGCTATTACCATTACAGCTATTCCGTGGTGCG
This genomic window from Chromobacterium phragmitis contains:
- a CDS encoding helix-turn-helix domain-containing protein yields the protein MPTRLSSTTMSRLILPPPLSLSGIVRYFHIEHADGGALRMPAMPFPYIGALLAGSTHAERGEERMDSPRSFAVGMLSRPVRLHIEPGTVFVSAPLRIGQLQTLFGISSHELTDRIWPLDALIGREEEDKLFDSLRLRDGPSQWMEAMSAWMRAQLARREARCGLDRWQLPAASLFLDSQTLAKQSGLSLRQFERRFLARYGQPLRDMRRMARFLQAMGGMIQSPATSLADLALACGYFDQAHLSRDFKLLSGFTPRDFARGMHGSSSPELGLLRYDENEKRLVLASVDADLREMLAGEAADVASMQDAV
- a CDS encoding NuoB/complex I 20 kDa subunit family protein, translated to MNHPSLEKDGFLLTTLDSLFGRAQEGSLWYLSFGLACCAVEMMHAAAARYDMDRFGWIPRATPRQADLMIVAGTLTNKMAPAMRKVYDQMSEPRYVLSMGSCANGGGYYHYSYSVVRGCDRIVPVDVYVPGCPPTAEALLYGLMQLQAKIRRNDTASRRDLLDRSASRQPG